One Tessaracoccus lacteus DNA window includes the following coding sequences:
- a CDS encoding PTS transporter subunit EIIB, with the protein MSTAQDILKAVGGPDNIVSLTHCATRLRFQLVDASAINQTEVESIKGVMGAVPQAGERYQIIMGGAVQNAYNDINALPEMQTRREPTDAELKAAARAGGVRGRFAWVDSFFEFLSDSFRPILGALLGASLFITFMSLMSTLGVIGNWADPRVELPVGWQFVNLLWQSVFIFLPLMVAYNASKKVGADPWVGFAVMALVMLPGFSALGTSDAAYTATIAGSDVTLIDIFGVPLTIFSYNSQVFPPLLMAGILGPLYKLLKKIIPENLQLIFVPFLAMLIMLPLTAFLIGPIGVFLGAWVAGGLGAINAFSPLIFAIIIPLAYPFMVPLGLHWPLNAVMLLNIQNLGYDFIQGPMGVWNFACFGATAGVLYISWRGKDVQMRQTATGALAAGLLGGISEPSLYGIHLRFKRIYPRMLIGCLVGGLIIGIGGTLTSQVTTNAFVFTSLLTIPAFSNIGLYAISVVTAFVTSMILVIIFDYRTPEQKAAAKRSAADDEIVTAEPRVIVVGDVESNQAKQWVAALGGEANIVSLEPIAETRVRVEVSDSAAVDVEALRRAGLQGVVEASPGVWHLVAGLEAAQYAEGMRRRVASAQPA; encoded by the coding sequence ATGAGCACCGCACAAGACATCCTGAAGGCCGTAGGCGGGCCCGACAACATCGTGAGCCTCACGCACTGCGCGACGCGGCTGCGCTTCCAACTCGTCGACGCCTCCGCCATCAATCAGACCGAGGTCGAGTCGATCAAGGGCGTGATGGGCGCCGTTCCCCAGGCGGGGGAGCGGTACCAGATCATCATGGGCGGCGCCGTCCAGAATGCCTACAACGACATCAACGCGCTGCCGGAGATGCAGACCCGGCGCGAACCCACCGACGCCGAGCTCAAGGCAGCCGCCCGCGCGGGCGGGGTCCGCGGGAGGTTCGCCTGGGTGGACTCGTTCTTCGAGTTCCTCTCCGACTCCTTCCGCCCCATCCTCGGCGCTCTGCTCGGGGCGTCACTGTTCATCACGTTCATGTCCCTGATGTCGACGCTCGGGGTGATCGGGAACTGGGCCGACCCGCGCGTGGAGCTGCCCGTGGGCTGGCAGTTCGTCAACCTGCTGTGGCAGTCGGTGTTCATCTTCCTGCCGCTGATGGTCGCCTACAACGCCAGCAAGAAGGTGGGCGCGGACCCCTGGGTGGGTTTCGCGGTCATGGCGCTCGTCATGTTGCCGGGATTCTCGGCACTCGGCACGTCCGACGCCGCGTACACCGCGACGATCGCTGGATCGGACGTGACCCTCATCGACATCTTCGGGGTCCCGCTGACGATCTTCTCCTACAACTCGCAGGTGTTCCCGCCGCTCCTGATGGCGGGCATCCTCGGCCCGCTGTACAAGCTGCTGAAGAAGATCATCCCCGAGAACCTGCAACTGATCTTCGTACCGTTCCTGGCGATGCTGATCATGCTCCCGCTCACCGCCTTCCTCATCGGCCCGATCGGCGTCTTCCTAGGCGCCTGGGTCGCGGGCGGACTCGGCGCGATCAACGCGTTCAGTCCGCTGATCTTCGCCATCATCATCCCGCTCGCCTACCCGTTCATGGTGCCGCTCGGCCTGCACTGGCCGTTGAACGCGGTGATGCTGCTGAACATCCAGAACCTCGGCTACGACTTCATCCAGGGGCCCATGGGCGTGTGGAACTTCGCCTGCTTCGGTGCGACCGCGGGAGTGCTCTACATCTCGTGGCGCGGCAAGGATGTGCAGATGCGGCAGACCGCCACCGGAGCACTGGCAGCCGGACTCCTCGGCGGCATCTCCGAGCCGTCCCTCTACGGCATCCACCTGCGGTTCAAGCGCATCTATCCGCGCATGCTGATCGGCTGTCTGGTCGGCGGCCTGATCATCGGCATCGGCGGGACCCTGACCTCGCAGGTGACCACCAACGCCTTCGTGTTCACCTCGCTGCTGACCATCCCGGCCTTCTCGAACATCGGGCTCTACGCGATCTCGGTGGTCACGGCCTTCGTCACTTCCATGATCCTGGTGATCATCTTCGACTACCGCACCCCGGAGCAGAAGGCGGCCGCGAAGCGTTCCGCGGCCGACGACGAGATCGTCACCGCCGAGCCCCGCGTCATCGTCGTCGGTGACGTGGAGTCGAACCAGGCCAAGCAGTGGGTGGCGGCGCTCGGCGGGGAGGCCAACATCGTCTCGCTCGAGCCCATCGCGGAGACGCGGGTGCGGGTCGAGGTCAGCGACTCGGCCGCCGTGGACGTCGAGGCCCTGCGCCGGGCCGGGCTGCAGGGCGTCGTCGAGGCGTCGCCGGGGGTCTGGCACCTGGTCGCGGGCCTGGAGGCGGCCCAGTACGCGGAGGGTATGCGTCGCCGGGTCGCCTCGGCACAGCCCGCCTGA
- the ptsP gene encoding phosphoenolpyruvate--protein phosphotransferase has product MSQPLTTATVELMAPLTGVLVPLDQVPDPVFAKKMVGDGFSIDPLYGLLVAPVAGEVVDLQPSHHAITLRTAEGLEILMHIGLDTVALGGEGFTPRVAEGASVAPGDPLIEFDLDGVGRAAKSLLTQVVITNMEIVDSIAPSAGMVEAGSSVAAFVQLKAQDEADGQPKQGAAVTSQALIIPNPTGLHARPTATLVNLAKQYSSDVRIRRGDDTANAKSIVAIMGMAVARGDKVTVTAHGSDAAEAVDAIVAAIREGLGEAIPASGTDDTVAMPAVPAEAAPAPAPLRAAPEPRSGDPDLLLGVAASPGLGVGTVVQVRHDDIAVSETGEDHHKERRKLNSAIDRAALDLSALELKLERDGSADKAAIFAAHGEILQDPELLDIAVSAIDKGKSAPFAWRAAYNSFADQLAGLDNEVLAGRAADVRDVGQRVLEELTGQRSEKAELPEAAILVAEELTPSDTAQLDRSRVVGFATTGGGASSHVAIIARSFGIPAVAGIEPGALDIAEGSRVVLDGTAGTLRQNLSDTEIDEILARQRRMAERRERELAAKDQPAVTTDGHAVQVVANIGGADDAAQSVTMGGEGVGLLRSEFVFLGRTTAPTEAEQADVYAACAKALRPGDPLVIRTLDVGGDKPLAYVPIPVEENPFLGIRGVRVGLEQPELLRTQLRAILAAAEAGAELHIMFPMIATIADWRAAKAIYDEVAEDHPTSAHVSVGIMMEVPSVAVMAEQFAAEDGCDFFSVGTNDLTSYTLAMDRGHPKLASQVDPCNPAVLKLIGDAAEALHRHGKWLGICGGVASDVQAVPILLGLGVDELSCSIPAIPAVKAAVRAVSIAHCREIAARAVTCATPEDVRALVPATED; this is encoded by the coding sequence ATGTCGCAGCCGCTGACCACGGCGACCGTCGAGCTCATGGCGCCCCTGACAGGGGTCCTCGTTCCGCTCGATCAGGTGCCCGACCCGGTGTTCGCGAAGAAGATGGTGGGTGACGGTTTCTCGATAGACCCCCTCTACGGCCTCCTCGTGGCGCCGGTCGCCGGCGAGGTCGTCGATCTGCAACCCTCGCACCACGCCATCACGCTCCGCACGGCCGAGGGGCTCGAGATCCTGATGCACATCGGGCTGGACACGGTCGCGCTCGGCGGTGAGGGGTTCACGCCCAGAGTCGCCGAGGGGGCCTCGGTCGCGCCCGGCGACCCGCTGATCGAGTTCGACCTAGACGGCGTCGGCCGCGCCGCCAAGAGCCTGCTCACGCAGGTCGTGATCACGAACATGGAGATCGTCGACTCCATCGCACCCAGCGCAGGGATGGTGGAAGCGGGCAGCTCGGTGGCCGCCTTCGTGCAGCTGAAGGCACAGGACGAGGCCGACGGTCAGCCGAAGCAGGGCGCGGCGGTCACCTCGCAGGCGCTCATCATCCCGAATCCGACCGGACTGCATGCCCGGCCCACCGCGACGTTGGTGAACCTGGCCAAGCAATACTCGTCCGACGTGCGGATCCGGCGCGGCGACGACACGGCCAACGCGAAGTCGATCGTGGCGATCATGGGCATGGCCGTCGCGCGCGGCGACAAGGTCACCGTCACGGCGCACGGGTCCGACGCGGCGGAGGCCGTCGATGCCATCGTGGCGGCCATCAGGGAGGGGCTGGGCGAGGCCATCCCGGCCTCGGGCACCGACGACACGGTGGCGATGCCGGCCGTCCCCGCGGAGGCAGCCCCCGCTCCAGCGCCGCTCAGGGCGGCGCCCGAACCGCGATCCGGCGACCCGGACCTCCTGCTCGGCGTGGCCGCGTCGCCCGGCCTGGGGGTCGGCACCGTCGTGCAGGTGCGCCACGACGACATCGCGGTCTCCGAGACCGGGGAGGACCACCACAAGGAGCGCCGCAAGCTCAACAGCGCCATCGATCGCGCGGCCCTCGACCTGTCGGCCCTGGAGCTGAAGCTCGAACGGGACGGGTCAGCCGACAAGGCGGCGATCTTCGCCGCCCACGGCGAGATCCTGCAGGACCCCGAGCTCCTCGACATCGCGGTGAGCGCCATCGACAAGGGTAAGAGCGCGCCCTTCGCCTGGCGGGCCGCGTACAACTCCTTCGCCGACCAGCTCGCAGGCCTCGACAACGAGGTGCTCGCCGGGCGCGCCGCCGACGTGCGTGACGTCGGCCAGCGGGTGCTCGAGGAGCTGACCGGACAGCGGTCCGAGAAGGCGGAGCTGCCCGAGGCCGCGATCCTCGTCGCGGAGGAGCTGACCCCGTCGGACACCGCGCAGCTGGACCGCAGCCGGGTCGTCGGCTTCGCGACGACCGGCGGCGGGGCGTCGTCGCACGTGGCGATCATCGCCCGCTCCTTCGGGATCCCCGCCGTCGCCGGCATCGAGCCGGGGGCGCTCGACATCGCCGAAGGGAGCCGGGTGGTGCTCGACGGCACGGCCGGCACGCTGCGGCAGAACCTCAGCGACACCGAGATCGACGAGATCCTGGCCCGCCAGCGTCGGATGGCCGAGCGCAGGGAGCGCGAGCTGGCAGCCAAGGACCAGCCGGCCGTCACGACCGACGGCCACGCCGTGCAGGTGGTCGCCAACATCGGCGGCGCCGACGACGCGGCCCAGTCCGTCACGATGGGCGGTGAGGGCGTCGGGCTGCTGCGTTCCGAGTTCGTGTTCCTCGGCCGGACGACGGCACCGACCGAGGCGGAGCAGGCGGATGTCTACGCCGCCTGCGCGAAGGCGCTGCGGCCCGGCGACCCGCTGGTCATCCGCACGCTCGACGTCGGCGGAGACAAGCCGCTGGCCTATGTGCCGATACCGGTGGAGGAGAACCCGTTCCTCGGCATCCGCGGGGTGCGTGTGGGCCTGGAGCAGCCGGAGCTGCTGCGCACGCAGTTGCGCGCCATCCTGGCCGCCGCCGAGGCGGGGGCGGAGCTGCACATCATGTTCCCGATGATCGCGACCATTGCAGACTGGCGCGCCGCCAAGGCCATCTACGACGAGGTCGCCGAGGACCACCCGACCTCGGCCCACGTCAGCGTCGGCATCATGATGGAGGTCCCGTCCGTGGCGGTGATGGCGGAGCAGTTCGCCGCCGAGGATGGCTGTGACTTCTTCTCGGTCGGCACCAACGACCTGACCAGCTACACGCTCGCCATGGACCGCGGCCACCCCAAGCTGGCCTCGCAGGTCGACCCCTGCAACCCGGCTGTCCTCAAGTTGATCGGCGACGCGGCCGAGGCGCTGCACCGCCATGGCAAGTGGCTCGGCATCTGCGGGGGCGTGGCCTCCGACGTGCAGGCCGTGCCGATCCTCCTGGGGCTCGGGGTGGATGAGCTCAGCTGCTCGATCCCCGCCATCCCCGCCGTCAAGGCAGCCGTCAGGGCCGTCTCCATCGCCCACTGCAGGGAGATCGCCGCGCGCGCGGTCACCTGCGCCACACCTGAAGATGTCCGGGCACTTGTCCCGGCCACGGAGGACTGA
- a CDS encoding acyl-CoA thioesterase, which yields MTFTAEIPLRWSDLDAQGHVNNALVVDYLQEARVAFLRSGVASPLLDSGVVVVGHRVEYRSPIAYADVPVRVELGVSALGGARIELAYRVLQDGKPCVNARTVLTPFNFNEQRPQRLSPEHRAFFDAHRIEAEALRPLAFPPLGGAGTPVPLAVRWTDLDSYGHVNNAKVFDFLQQARVTATTAWVPAMARAGAPRSERMWLVARQDVDYLVQLPHRMEPFEVRVAPVAVGTTSLTVEAEVTDPADGTVFARGVTVLVSADAHGRPTPLGPELTLGLERHTLGHERASGNGGDAPLRS from the coding sequence GTGACATTCACCGCTGAGATCCCGCTGCGCTGGTCCGACCTGGACGCGCAGGGCCATGTCAACAACGCCCTGGTCGTCGACTACCTCCAGGAGGCGCGCGTCGCGTTCCTCCGGAGCGGGGTCGCGTCGCCGCTCCTCGACAGCGGCGTGGTCGTCGTCGGCCACCGGGTCGAGTACCGCAGCCCCATCGCCTACGCCGACGTGCCCGTGCGGGTCGAGCTCGGCGTGAGCGCGCTCGGAGGGGCGCGCATCGAACTCGCCTACCGGGTGCTGCAGGACGGGAAGCCGTGCGTCAACGCCCGCACCGTCCTGACCCCGTTCAACTTCAACGAGCAGCGGCCCCAGCGACTCAGTCCCGAGCATCGCGCGTTCTTCGACGCGCATCGCATCGAGGCGGAGGCGCTGCGGCCGCTGGCGTTCCCGCCGCTGGGCGGGGCGGGCACCCCCGTGCCGCTGGCGGTCCGCTGGACCGACCTCGACTCCTACGGGCACGTCAACAACGCGAAGGTGTTTGACTTCCTCCAGCAGGCCCGTGTCACGGCGACGACCGCGTGGGTGCCGGCCATGGCGCGTGCCGGGGCACCAAGGTCCGAGCGGATGTGGCTCGTGGCCCGCCAGGACGTGGACTACCTCGTCCAGCTGCCCCACCGCATGGAGCCGTTCGAGGTCCGCGTCGCACCGGTCGCGGTCGGCACCACCTCCCTGACGGTCGAGGCGGAGGTGACGGACCCGGCCGACGGCACCGTTTTCGCGCGCGGAGTCACGGTGCTGGTGTCCGCTGACGCCCATGGTCGTCCGACGCCGCTCGGGCCGGAACTGACGCTGGGTCTCGAACGCCACACATTGGGGCACGAAAGGGCCTCCGGCAACGGAGGGGATGCTCCCCTGAGGTCGTAA
- a CDS encoding AMP-dependent synthetase/ligase: MSIREELLEKAADNVGHMFRRRVEATPDHEAFLDPDRAAEGPNTWQPYTWRQSQVVVDRLAAGLLSRGLKYEERVAIASSTRLEWIFVDLAIACAAGATTTIYPNTAREEFDYILTDSGSVVLFAEDRGQLEKALGHDVLDSQLHTIVLIDADGVELNDRVISYQQLLDAGEAHLAAHPTAVDDAIASTTRDTLSTLIYTSGTTGTPKGVRLNHISWVYEGIATKHLDVIEHTDLQYLWLPLSHVFGKALIACQLEYGFTSAVDGRIDRIVDGLGEVRPTFMCGAPRIFEKVRGAVMTGSKGVKARIARWAFAVGRDAVPYLSKGQELPSRLAIQHRLADRLVYSKLKEKLGGRIKFMISGSAKLSPQIQAWFFGAGIVIVEGYGSTETSAIACFDLPNPTLGTVGPPLPGIEFKIADDGEVLINGPIITPGYHNLPERTAEVLHDGWYATGDIGHLTDEGKLVITERKKDLFKTSGGKYVAPQKVEAAITANIPYISQAIAVGDGRKYCSALVVLDPQLLAKWAQKRGLEGLSYADLTQRSEIHASVEKQMEKANAKLERWETVKKFTILDHELTVENEGVTANMKIRRSIVTGKYQDLVDAMYPQED, translated from the coding sequence GTGTCGATTCGAGAAGAACTGCTGGAAAAGGCCGCCGACAACGTCGGACACATGTTCCGCCGTCGCGTGGAGGCAACCCCTGACCACGAGGCCTTCCTCGATCCCGACCGTGCGGCGGAGGGCCCGAACACCTGGCAGCCCTATACGTGGCGCCAGTCGCAGGTCGTCGTCGACCGCCTGGCCGCCGGACTGCTGTCGCGCGGGCTGAAGTACGAGGAGCGCGTCGCGATCGCCTCGTCGACGCGCCTCGAGTGGATCTTCGTAGACCTGGCGATCGCCTGCGCCGCCGGGGCGACCACCACGATCTACCCCAACACGGCGCGCGAGGAGTTCGACTACATCCTCACCGACTCCGGCTCCGTCGTGCTCTTCGCGGAGGACAGGGGGCAGCTGGAGAAGGCTCTCGGACACGATGTGCTGGACAGCCAGCTGCACACCATCGTGCTCATCGACGCCGACGGTGTCGAGCTGAATGACCGCGTCATCTCCTATCAGCAGCTGCTCGACGCCGGGGAGGCCCATCTCGCCGCGCACCCCACGGCGGTGGACGACGCGATCGCCTCCACCACCCGCGACACGCTGTCCACCCTCATCTACACCTCCGGTACCACCGGCACGCCCAAGGGCGTGCGGCTCAACCACATCTCCTGGGTCTACGAGGGCATCGCCACCAAGCACCTCGACGTCATCGAACACACCGACCTGCAGTACCTCTGGCTCCCGCTGAGCCACGTCTTCGGCAAGGCCCTGATCGCCTGTCAGCTCGAGTACGGCTTCACCTCGGCCGTCGACGGCCGCATCGACCGCATCGTCGATGGCCTCGGCGAGGTCCGCCCCACGTTCATGTGCGGCGCCCCGCGGATCTTCGAGAAGGTCCGCGGCGCCGTGATGACCGGCTCCAAGGGCGTCAAGGCCCGCATCGCGCGCTGGGCGTTCGCCGTCGGTCGCGACGCCGTCCCCTACCTCTCCAAGGGCCAGGAACTGCCCAGCCGGCTCGCGATCCAGCACCGGCTCGCCGACAGGCTGGTCTACTCGAAGCTCAAGGAGAAGCTCGGCGGCCGGATCAAGTTCATGATCTCCGGCTCCGCGAAGCTGTCCCCGCAGATCCAGGCGTGGTTCTTCGGCGCCGGCATCGTGATCGTCGAGGGCTACGGCTCCACCGAGACCTCCGCCATCGCGTGCTTCGATCTGCCCAATCCCACGCTCGGCACCGTCGGCCCGCCGCTGCCCGGCATCGAGTTCAAGATAGCCGACGACGGCGAGGTGTTGATCAACGGACCCATCATCACACCCGGCTACCACAACCTCCCGGAGCGGACCGCCGAGGTCCTGCACGACGGCTGGTACGCCACCGGCGACATCGGTCACCTCACCGACGAGGGCAAGCTAGTCATCACCGAGCGCAAGAAGGACCTCTTCAAGACCTCCGGAGGCAAGTACGTCGCGCCGCAGAAGGTCGAGGCGGCCATCACCGCCAACATCCCGTACATCTCGCAGGCAATCGCGGTGGGCGACGGACGGAAGTACTGTTCCGCGCTGGTCGTTCTCGACCCGCAGCTGCTCGCGAAGTGGGCCCAGAAGCGTGGCTTGGAGGGGCTGAGCTACGCCGACCTGACGCAGCGCTCCGAGATCCACGCCTCGGTGGAGAAGCAGATGGAGAAGGCCAACGCGAAGCTCGAGCGCTGGGAGACCGTGAAGAAGTTCACGATCCTCGACCACGAGCTGACGGTCGAGAATGAGGGTGTGACGGCCAACATGAAGATCCGCCGCTCCATCGTGACGGGCAAGTACCAGGACCTCGTCGACGCGATGTACCCGCAGGAGGACTGA
- a CDS encoding MarR family winged helix-turn-helix transcriptional regulator: protein MSEPTAGWLTEDQQRVWRNYLLAQTHIAEYLEDALDQFGLSLAEYELLVRLSESPDHTVRMGELAASVGHSRSRLTHTVKRMEQAGWISRSTCEVDGRGVQAHLTDEGFALLKRAAPAHVDSVRRVFVDAIDPDDYAALGRAVQATLAVADQQGHGGRLGP, encoded by the coding sequence ATGTCCGAACCAACAGCAGGGTGGCTGACGGAGGATCAGCAGCGCGTCTGGCGCAACTACCTCCTCGCCCAGACCCACATCGCCGAATACCTCGAGGACGCGCTCGACCAGTTCGGCCTCAGCCTGGCCGAGTATGAGCTGCTCGTCCGCCTCAGCGAGTCCCCGGACCACACCGTACGGATGGGAGAGCTCGCCGCGTCCGTCGGCCACTCCCGCTCGCGCCTGACCCACACCGTCAAGCGGATGGAGCAGGCTGGCTGGATCTCGCGCAGCACCTGCGAGGTCGACGGGCGGGGCGTGCAGGCGCACCTGACGGACGAGGGCTTCGCCCTCCTCAAGCGGGCGGCCCCGGCGCACGTCGACTCCGTGCGCCGCGTCTTCGTCGACGCGATCGACCCCGACGACTACGCGGCCCTCGGCCGTGCGGTCCAGGCAACCCTGGCGGTGGCCGACCAGCAGGGCCACGGTGGCAGACTAGGGCCGTGA
- a CDS encoding FAD-binding and (Fe-S)-binding domain-containing protein has protein sequence MTLSATAPHELLLDRLGDLAEIIDTSTLTRALYSSDASLYRVAPQAVARPRTSDELVAVVRAALEIGMPITARGAGTSCAGNAVGPGLVIDVARHLTTIHSIDETSRTAVIDPGVVQEQLQVAARSFGLRLGPDPSTSTRCTVGGMIGNNACGPRALGYGRMADNVVSLDIITGTGELVTLGTDDLPELRNLVASNLGLIRTEFGTFSRQVSGYSLEHLLPENRFNVPRFFSGTEGTLGVIVRATVRLVADAPERLMVALGYPTMPDAGDDISRLLQFSPTACEGLDRRIVDVVVAKNGPDSVGVLPAGDGWMFLELVGDDAAEVRSRADALLAHAAATEGWIVDDPVRAAELWKIRADGAGLAGVSLDRPAYGGWEDAAVPPQHLGTYLREFDALLTRHGLQGLPYGHFGDGCVHCRIDFPLTADGGAEGYKAFVEEAAQLVARFGGSMSGEHGDGRARSALLPHMYTPEAIELFGQVKRIFDPEGLLNPGVLVDPAPVEADLRMVAVSRSPLSSTDAEFVEAVHQCSGVGKCLANSTAGGGVMCPSFQATRDEKDSTRGRARALQEMVNGSLISQGWRSPEVAAALDLCLSCKGCARDCPTGIDMAAYKARVTHERLKGRLRPRNHYALGWLPRWGRLITAIPGIGPLINAVGKAPVLGAALKFGAGVDGRRQIPRFASRTARSQLGEIPVGSKGRVLIWVDSFSDCFESTSFAAMVKVLVGLGYEPEVLNETACCGLTWISTGQLDGARRQLANAAKVLAPYVAQGVPIVGVEPSCTAVWRSDAPELLPDDANVAALNGKVLTLAEFLATDEDFVAPDLSGHTIVAQPHCHHASVIGWNVDRQLLEATGATLIVVGGCCGLAGNFGVERGHHEVSVKVFEHDLGPAIEANPDAIVLADGFSCQTQLTSLAGRASMSLSELLATH, from the coding sequence GTGACTCTCTCGGCAACGGCACCCCACGAACTGCTGCTCGACCGGCTCGGCGACCTTGCGGAGATCATCGACACCTCCACGCTGACCCGCGCGCTCTACTCGAGTGACGCGTCCCTCTACCGCGTCGCACCGCAGGCCGTGGCACGCCCGCGGACCAGCGACGAGCTGGTCGCGGTCGTCCGCGCGGCCCTCGAGATCGGGATGCCCATCACGGCGCGCGGCGCCGGGACCTCCTGCGCCGGCAACGCCGTCGGCCCCGGCCTGGTGATCGACGTGGCCCGGCACCTGACCACGATCCACTCGATCGACGAGACCAGCCGCACCGCCGTCATCGACCCCGGCGTCGTGCAGGAACAGCTGCAGGTCGCGGCGCGGAGTTTCGGACTCAGGCTGGGACCCGACCCGTCGACCTCGACGCGCTGCACCGTCGGCGGCATGATCGGCAACAACGCGTGCGGCCCCCGCGCCCTGGGCTACGGCCGGATGGCCGACAACGTGGTGAGCCTCGACATCATCACCGGCACCGGGGAACTGGTCACGCTCGGCACCGACGACCTGCCCGAGCTGCGGAACCTCGTGGCCTCCAACCTCGGGCTGATCCGCACGGAGTTCGGCACGTTCAGCCGCCAGGTCTCCGGCTACTCGCTCGAGCACCTGCTGCCCGAGAATCGCTTCAACGTGCCACGGTTCTTCTCCGGCACCGAAGGCACCCTCGGCGTGATCGTCCGCGCGACGGTGCGGCTGGTCGCCGACGCCCCCGAGCGGCTGATGGTCGCGCTCGGCTACCCGACCATGCCGGACGCCGGCGACGACATCTCCCGCCTGCTGCAGTTCTCCCCCACGGCCTGCGAGGGCCTCGACCGCCGCATCGTCGACGTCGTCGTCGCCAAGAACGGCCCCGACAGCGTCGGCGTGCTGCCCGCCGGCGACGGCTGGATGTTCCTCGAGCTGGTCGGCGACGACGCCGCCGAGGTCCGCTCCCGTGCCGACGCGCTGCTCGCTCACGCAGCAGCCACCGAGGGGTGGATCGTCGACGACCCGGTCCGCGCAGCCGAGCTGTGGAAGATCCGCGCCGACGGCGCCGGCCTCGCTGGCGTCTCGCTGGACCGCCCCGCCTACGGGGGCTGGGAGGACGCCGCCGTCCCGCCGCAGCACCTCGGCACCTACCTGCGCGAGTTCGATGCACTCCTGACGCGCCACGGCCTGCAGGGCCTCCCGTACGGCCACTTCGGCGACGGCTGCGTGCACTGCCGCATCGACTTCCCCCTGACCGCCGACGGCGGCGCCGAGGGCTACAAGGCCTTCGTCGAGGAGGCCGCGCAGCTGGTGGCACGCTTCGGCGGCTCCATGTCCGGCGAGCACGGCGACGGCCGCGCCCGCTCGGCGCTGCTGCCGCACATGTACACGCCCGAGGCCATCGAGCTGTTCGGCCAGGTCAAGCGGATCTTCGACCCCGAGGGCCTGCTCAACCCCGGCGTGCTCGTCGACCCGGCCCCTGTTGAAGCGGACCTGCGCATGGTGGCCGTCAGCCGCTCCCCGCTGTCGTCGACGGACGCCGAGTTCGTGGAGGCCGTCCACCAGTGCTCGGGCGTCGGCAAGTGCCTGGCCAACTCCACCGCCGGCGGCGGAGTGATGTGCCCCAGCTTCCAGGCCACCCGCGACGAGAAGGACTCGACCCGCGGCCGGGCGCGCGCGCTGCAGGAGATGGTCAACGGGTCGCTGATCTCGCAGGGCTGGCGCTCGCCCGAGGTCGCCGCCGCGCTCGACCTGTGCCTCAGCTGCAAGGGCTGCGCCCGCGACTGCCCCACCGGCATCGACATGGCCGCCTACAAGGCCCGCGTCACGCACGAGCGACTGAAGGGTCGGCTGCGTCCACGCAACCACTACGCGCTCGGCTGGCTGCCCCGCTGGGGCCGCCTGATCACGGCGATCCCCGGCATCGGCCCCCTGATCAACGCCGTCGGCAAGGCCCCCGTGCTCGGCGCGGCCCTCAAGTTCGGCGCCGGCGTCGACGGGCGGCGCCAGATCCCACGCTTCGCATCGCGGACCGCCCGATCACAGCTCGGCGAGATCCCCGTCGGCTCGAAGGGCAGGGTGCTCATCTGGGTCGACTCCTTCTCGGACTGCTTCGAGTCGACATCTTTCGCCGCCATGGTGAAGGTGCTGGTCGGCCTCGGCTACGAGCCCGAGGTGCTGAACGAGACGGCCTGCTGCGGCCTGACCTGGATCTCGACCGGCCAGCTCGACGGCGCCCGCCGCCAGCTCGCCAACGCCGCGAAGGTGCTGGCCCCGTACGTGGCGCAGGGCGTGCCGATCGTCGGCGTGGAGCCGAGCTGCACCGCCGTGTGGCGCAGCGACGCTCCCGAGCTGCTGCCCGACGACGCCAACGTGGCTGCGCTGAACGGCAAGGTGCTCACGCTCGCGGAGTTCCTGGCGACCGACGAGGACTTCGTCGCCCCCGATCTGAGCGGGCACACTATCGTCGCCCAGCCGCACTGCCACCACGCCTCCGTGATCGGGTGGAACGTCGACCGTCAGCTCCTGGAGGCGACCGGGGCGACGCTCATCGTGGTGGGTGGCTGCTGCGGCCTGGCCGGAAACTTCGGCGTCGAACGAGGCCACCATGAGGTGAGCGTGAAGGTGTTCGAGCACGACCTCGGCCCGGCCATCGAGGCCAACCCCGACGCCATCGTGCTGGCCGACGGGTTCTCCTGCCAGACGCAGCTGACCTCCCTGGCCGGCCGCGCCTCCATGTCACTTTCCGAGCTGCTCGCCACCCACTGA